In Synechocystis sp. PCC 6714, the following are encoded in one genomic region:
- a CDS encoding cytochrome c biogenesis protein, with translation MTIANPFPSNFFQQLSRQCLKTLADLRLAIALLLLIAIFSVGGTIIEQGESVSFYQQNYPDDPALFGFLSWQVILQLGLNQVYRTWWFLGLLILFGSSLTACTFNRQFPALKAARSWQFYHQPRQFKKLALSISLTNGNGEQIETLLRGKGYRIFQEGDSIYARKGLMGKIGPIIVHAAMLIILGGAIWGALTGFFAQHMIPSGETFQVSNIIEKGPLADRQIPKDWGIKVNRFWIDYTEDGTVDQFYSDLSVITDEGEELDRQTISVNHPLRHRGVTFYQTNWGIAGVRVQINNSPVLQLPMAPLQTTNGGQLWGAYIPTKTDFSEGAALLVKDLQGTMIIYDQQGNLTDAVRAGSTVEINGVTLTIKELVGSTGLQIKADPGIPFVYLGFGLLMVGVMMSYVSHSQVWLLTVNNEDKQELYLGGRTNRAQVAFERELLAIAEQGRGELDPVPQTQG, from the coding sequence ATGACCATTGCTAACCCTTTCCCCAGCAACTTTTTTCAACAATTAAGTCGGCAGTGCCTCAAAACTTTGGCGGATCTCCGTCTGGCGATCGCCCTTTTATTACTGATTGCTATTTTTAGTGTCGGTGGAACAATTATTGAACAGGGGGAAAGTGTCAGTTTTTATCAACAAAATTATCCCGATGATCCCGCACTATTTGGCTTTCTCAGTTGGCAGGTAATCCTACAATTGGGCTTAAATCAAGTCTATCGCACTTGGTGGTTTTTAGGTCTATTAATACTGTTCGGATCTAGCTTAACTGCTTGCACTTTTAACCGTCAGTTTCCCGCCTTAAAAGCGGCTAGGAGTTGGCAGTTTTATCATCAGCCAAGACAATTTAAAAAATTAGCCCTTAGTATTTCTCTTACGAATGGTAATGGTGAGCAAATTGAAACCTTACTGAGGGGTAAAGGATATAGGATTTTCCAAGAAGGGGATAGTATTTATGCCCGCAAGGGCTTGATGGGAAAAATTGGCCCCATTATTGTCCATGCCGCTATGTTAATTATTCTTGGGGGAGCAATTTGGGGGGCGTTGACAGGATTTTTTGCCCAACATATGATTCCCAGTGGTGAAACATTCCAAGTAAGCAATATTATTGAAAAAGGTCCCCTAGCAGATAGGCAAATTCCCAAAGATTGGGGCATTAAAGTTAATCGTTTCTGGATTGACTACACCGAAGATGGCACCGTTGATCAATTTTACTCTGACTTATCAGTTATCACTGATGAAGGAGAAGAATTAGACCGTCAAACTATTTCTGTTAACCATCCTTTGCGCCATCGGGGAGTTACTTTTTATCAAACCAATTGGGGCATTGCTGGGGTCAGGGTACAGATTAATAATAGTCCAGTGTTGCAATTGCCCATGGCTCCCCTACAAACTACTAACGGTGGCCAACTTTGGGGTGCTTATATTCCCACCAAAACAGATTTTAGTGAAGGGGCGGCCCTATTAGTTAAAGACCTCCAGGGCACCATGATTATCTATGATCAACAGGGTAATCTAACCGATGCGGTGCGGGCCGGCTCTACGGTGGAAATTAACGGAGTAACTTTAACAATCAAAGAATTAGTAGGTAGTACTGGTCTGCAAATTAAAGCAGATCCGGGCATTCCCTTTGTTTATCTTGGTTTTGGCTTGTTGATGGTGGGGGTGATGATGAGTTATGTTTCCCATTCCCAGGTTTGGCTACTCACTGTCAATAATGAAGATAAACAAGAACTTTACCTTGGCGGTAGAACTAACCGGGCCCAGGTAGCCTTTGAGCGGGAGTTATTGGCGATCGCCGAGCAGGGTAGAGGTGAACTTGATCCGGTACCCCAAACCCAGGGTTGA
- a CDS encoding 1,4-dihydroxy-2-naphthoyl-CoA hydrolase gives MATFTYERQVYLADTDGAGVVYFNQFLQMCHEAYESWLISEHLSLQNMISAGDFALPLVHASIDFFAPAHCGDRLLVKLTITQASPHRFCCDYQISQAVSSQLLAQAQTHHVCIALPERKKSSLPRPWQTAIGD, from the coding sequence ATGGCGACATTTACCTATGAAAGGCAAGTTTACCTGGCGGATACCGACGGGGCCGGGGTGGTTTATTTCAACCAATTTTTGCAAATGTGCCACGAAGCCTATGAAAGTTGGCTGATATCAGAGCATTTGTCCTTACAAAATATGATTAGTGCCGGGGATTTTGCCTTACCCCTAGTCCATGCCAGCATTGACTTTTTCGCCCCTGCCCACTGTGGCGATCGCCTGTTGGTGAAATTGACCATTACCCAGGCTAGCCCCCATCGTTTTTGCTGTGATTATCAAATTAGTCAAGCCGTGTCGTCCCAACTGCTGGCCCAGGCCCAAACCCACCATGTTTGCATTGCCCTACCGGAAAGAAAAAAATCTTCCCTGCCCCGGCCCTGGCAAACGGCGATCGGTGACTAG
- the katG gene encoding catalase/peroxidase HPI, with protein sequence MANDQMSAGKCPVMHGANTAERKNNLDWWPNGLNLDILHQHDRKTNPMDSGFNYAEAFQKLDLAAVKQDLHHLMTDSQSWWPADWGHYGGLMIRMAWHAAGTYRIADGRGGAATGNQRFAPLNSWPDNVNLDKARRLLWPIKKKYGNKLSWGDLIILAGTVAYESMGLKVYGFAGGREDIWHPEKDIYWGSEKEWLASSDHRYGSENRESLENPLAAVQMGLIYVNPEGVDGQPDPLRTAQDIRTTFARMAMNDEETVALTAGGHTVGKCHGNSKPELMGPEPEGASVEEQGLGWRNQNGKGVGREAMTSGIEGAWTTHPTRWDNGYFYMLFNHDWELKKSPAGAWQWEPVNIKEEDKPVDVEDPSIRHNPIMTDADMAMVKDPIYRQISERFYREPDYFAEVFAKAWFKLTHRDLGPKSRYLGPDVPQEDLIWQDPIPTVDYILSEADIEELKQQILGSGLTLSELVCTAWDSARTFRYSDYRGGANGARIRLAPQKDWPGNEPPRLAKVLAVLEKIKANFAKPVSLADLIVLGGGAAIAKAALDAGFEVIVPFAPGRGDAGEAMTDGESFAPLEPVHDGYRNWLKHDYAVSPEELLLDRTQLMGLTAPEMTVLIGGMRVLGTNHGGASHGVLTERVGVLSNDFFVNLTDMAYQWRPVGNNLYEIGDRQTGEVKWTATRVDLVFGSNSILRSYAEVYAQDDNQEKFIRDFVAAWTKVMNADRFDLPQS encoded by the coding sequence ATGGCTAATGATCAGATGTCGGCCGGTAAATGTCCTGTAATGCATGGAGCAAACACGGCGGAGCGGAAAAACAACCTCGACTGGTGGCCCAACGGACTGAACCTAGACATATTGCACCAGCATGACCGCAAAACAAACCCCATGGATAGTGGGTTTAACTATGCCGAAGCCTTTCAAAAACTGGATCTAGCCGCTGTTAAACAGGATCTACATCATCTGATGACCGATAGCCAGAGTTGGTGGCCTGCCGACTGGGGTCATTACGGGGGGCTGATGATCCGCATGGCCTGGCACGCCGCAGGGACCTACCGTATTGCCGATGGTCGAGGGGGCGCTGCCACCGGGAACCAACGTTTTGCTCCCCTCAACAGTTGGCCAGATAACGTCAATTTGGATAAAGCCCGCCGCCTCCTCTGGCCGATCAAAAAGAAATATGGCAATAAACTTTCCTGGGGAGATCTGATTATTTTGGCCGGCACCGTGGCCTACGAGTCCATGGGCCTGAAAGTTTATGGTTTTGCTGGAGGTCGGGAAGACATTTGGCACCCTGAAAAAGATATTTACTGGGGATCGGAAAAAGAGTGGTTAGCTTCCAGTGACCATCGCTACGGCAGTGAAAATAGGGAGAGTCTGGAAAATCCCCTAGCCGCAGTGCAAATGGGGTTAATTTACGTCAATCCTGAAGGGGTAGATGGTCAACCCGATCCGCTCCGGACAGCCCAGGACATACGCACTACTTTTGCCCGCATGGCCATGAATGACGAGGAGACCGTTGCCCTCACCGCCGGTGGCCACACTGTGGGGAAATGTCATGGGAACAGTAAACCTGAGCTAATGGGGCCAGAACCGGAAGGGGCCAGTGTGGAAGAGCAGGGCTTAGGGTGGCGTAATCAAAATGGGAAAGGCGTGGGTCGGGAGGCCATGACCAGTGGCATTGAAGGAGCTTGGACTACCCATCCCACCCGCTGGGACAACGGCTATTTTTATATGCTGTTCAACCACGATTGGGAGCTGAAAAAAAGTCCCGCCGGAGCCTGGCAATGGGAACCGGTCAACATTAAAGAAGAAGATAAACCCGTCGACGTGGAAGACCCGAGCATTCGCCACAATCCCATCATGACCGATGCCGATATGGCCATGGTCAAAGACCCCATTTATCGACAAATTTCGGAGCGTTTCTATCGGGAACCGGACTATTTTGCGGAGGTATTTGCCAAAGCCTGGTTTAAACTGACTCACCGGGATCTGGGACCCAAAAGCCGTTACCTTGGTCCCGATGTGCCCCAGGAAGATTTAATCTGGCAAGACCCCATTCCGACCGTAGATTATATTCTTTCCGAAGCAGACATTGAAGAGCTTAAACAACAAATTCTTGGTTCGGGGCTGACCTTGTCCGAATTGGTCTGCACCGCTTGGGACAGTGCCCGAACTTTCCGTTACTCCGATTATCGTGGGGGAGCCAATGGAGCCCGCATTCGTTTAGCGCCCCAGAAAGACTGGCCCGGTAATGAACCACCCCGATTAGCCAAAGTGTTGGCGGTGCTGGAAAAAATTAAGGCCAATTTCGCTAAACCCGTTAGTCTAGCGGATTTGATTGTACTGGGAGGGGGAGCGGCGATCGCCAAGGCGGCCCTGGATGCTGGCTTTGAAGTGATTGTACCCTTTGCCCCTGGTCGGGGAGATGCGGGCGAAGCCATGACGGACGGAGAATCCTTTGCCCCGTTGGAACCGGTTCATGATGGTTACCGCAACTGGCTAAAACATGACTATGCGGTGTCTCCGGAAGAATTGCTGTTGGACCGGACCCAACTGATGGGATTAACGGCCCCTGAAATGACTGTTTTGATCGGTGGCATGCGGGTATTGGGGACTAACCATGGAGGTGCTAGCCATGGTGTTCTCACCGAGAGGGTGGGGGTACTGAGCAACGATTTCTTTGTCAATTTGACCGATATGGCCTACCAATGGCGGCCGGTGGGCAACAACCTCTACGAAATTGGCGATCGCCAAACAGGGGAAGTGAAATGGACCGCCACCAGGGTAGATTTGGTCTTTGGCTCCAACTCCATTCTGCGATCCTATGCCGAGGTCTATGCCCAGGACGACAACCAGGAAAAATTTATCCGTGATTTCGTTGCTGCATGGACTAAGGTGATGAATGCTGATCGGTTTGACCTTCCCCAGAGCTAG
- the hslO gene encoding Hsp33 family molecular chaperone HslO, giving the protein MADQLIRATAADGGIRAVGVITTNLTEEARQRHRLSYVATAALGRTMAAGLLLASSMKQEKSRVNIRIRGNGPLGGLLVDAGVDGTVRGYVQNPQVELPPNAQGKLDVGGAVGRDGFLYVVRDVGFGYPYSSTVELVSGEIGDDVTHYLVTSEQTPSALLLGVFVGKDGVTAAGGLLLQVMPKAARDEALVTALESRLGQLTGFTPLLRSGKSLKDIFQELLGDFSLSILPEVQLLRFDCRCSFPRVLGALKMLGQEELEDMIEKDNGAEATCDFCGEVYQANRHHLAQLIREIQQEKAEREG; this is encoded by the coding sequence ATGGCAGACCAATTAATCCGGGCCACCGCCGCCGATGGGGGTATTCGTGCAGTGGGAGTGATCACCACCAATCTGACCGAAGAAGCTCGCCAACGCCATCGCCTTTCCTACGTTGCCACCGCCGCCCTCGGCCGCACCATGGCCGCAGGTTTACTCCTAGCTTCCAGCATGAAACAGGAAAAATCCCGGGTCAATATCCGTATCCGGGGCAATGGCCCCCTAGGGGGTCTACTGGTAGATGCGGGGGTCGATGGTACCGTGCGAGGCTACGTACAAAATCCCCAGGTGGAACTACCTCCCAATGCCCAAGGCAAGTTGGATGTGGGGGGAGCTGTGGGCCGGGACGGCTTTCTCTACGTAGTGCGGGATGTGGGTTTTGGTTATCCCTATTCCAGCACAGTGGAGTTAGTTTCCGGGGAAATTGGCGATGACGTTACCCACTATTTGGTTACTTCCGAGCAGACCCCTTCCGCTTTGTTATTGGGGGTTTTTGTCGGTAAGGATGGAGTCACTGCCGCTGGGGGACTACTGCTACAGGTAATGCCAAAAGCTGCCCGGGATGAGGCTCTGGTGACAGCGTTAGAATCTCGGCTAGGACAACTGACGGGCTTTACACCCCTTTTGCGCTCAGGGAAATCCCTGAAGGATATTTTCCAAGAACTGCTGGGGGATTTTAGCCTTTCCATTTTGCCGGAAGTACAACTTTTGCGTTTTGATTGTCGCTGTTCTTTCCCCAGGGTGTTGGGAGCTCTAAAAATGCTGGGGCAAGAGGAACTAGAAGACATGATCGAAAAAGATAATGGGGCCGAAGCCACCTGTGATTTTTGTGGTGAAGTGTACCAAGCTAATCGCCACCATTTAGCCCAGTTGATCAGAGAAATTCAGCAAGAAAAAGCAGAAAGGGAAGGTTGA
- a CDS encoding efflux RND transporter periplasmic adaptor subunit: MVKKRSQFPVIGSMVALALLNTACGGDKPGANAPKAIPVQLQTLETSSVVDSNEFVGNLVATKFVELAPKIDGRILRIYAQWGQQVNEGDPILLLEPTQQQENVNAAVGNLNIQRSNFQVTEANLRTAESERDAAQSFVTTQEANLARAIADLANSQEVLKTREADLKRAQANLNLAQINFKRAQFLVETGVQPQQDLDNRTTELEDARANTEAAQKTVQAAKATVQANQSSVSASRSAVQQAKDNYQAAVQRVNASRASISAQKGAIEQAQGQLGATSQELIYNRVLAPVSGVVGNLPLQIGDFVRTGQSFTTITNNNEFELDINVPVERYNDLRIGLPVEVVRSDGRAGEVGRISFISPTANRNDQSILAKVIFKNDGSLRNNQYVRVRIIWDRQPGFLIPTTAVTSIGAQKFIFVAQPKSTQDSGGKDGASGGSTSSTELVARQTPVVLGGIQGQSYQVISGVKAGERVAVSRILELRDGMAIEPASAATPSSNSGNGAGAGDKQQSSS; the protein is encoded by the coding sequence ATGGTTAAAAAACGCTCCCAATTCCCCGTGATCGGCTCAATGGTGGCCCTTGCCCTACTCAACACCGCCTGTGGGGGAGACAAGCCAGGGGCCAATGCCCCCAAAGCCATTCCGGTGCAGCTACAGACCCTAGAAACTAGCTCTGTGGTGGACAGCAACGAATTTGTCGGCAACCTAGTGGCTACCAAATTTGTTGAGCTGGCCCCGAAAATTGATGGACGTATTTTACGAATTTATGCCCAATGGGGTCAGCAGGTGAATGAGGGAGATCCAATTCTGCTCTTGGAACCCACTCAACAGCAGGAAAACGTCAACGCCGCCGTGGGTAATCTCAATATCCAGCGGTCTAATTTTCAGGTCACTGAAGCGAACCTCCGCACCGCTGAATCAGAAAGGGATGCGGCCCAGTCGTTTGTTACTACCCAGGAAGCCAACCTGGCCCGGGCGATCGCCGATTTAGCTAATTCCCAGGAAGTTTTGAAAACAAGGGAAGCGGATTTAAAACGGGCCCAAGCCAATCTTAACCTGGCCCAAATTAACTTCAAACGAGCTCAATTTTTAGTGGAAACGGGGGTGCAACCCCAACAGGATTTAGACAATCGCACCACTGAGTTGGAAGATGCCCGGGCCAACACCGAAGCGGCCCAAAAAACAGTCCAAGCGGCCAAAGCTACTGTTCAAGCTAACCAGTCCAGTGTGTCTGCTTCCCGTTCCGCTGTGCAACAGGCCAAGGATAATTACCAAGCTGCCGTGCAACGGGTTAACGCTTCCCGTGCTTCCATCAGTGCCCAGAAAGGGGCGATCGAGCAGGCCCAGGGACAATTGGGCGCCACCTCCCAGGAATTAATTTATAACCGGGTGTTAGCTCCCGTTAGTGGTGTGGTGGGTAACCTACCCCTGCAAATTGGTGATTTTGTCCGCACTGGGCAAAGCTTTACCACCATTACCAACAACAACGAATTTGAACTGGACATTAACGTGCCAGTGGAACGCTATAACGACTTACGCATTGGCTTGCCCGTGGAAGTTGTTCGTAGCGATGGCCGAGCCGGGGAAGTGGGGCGGATCAGCTTTATTTCCCCCACCGCCAATCGCAATGACCAATCCATTCTGGCGAAGGTGATTTTCAAAAATGATGGCAGCCTGCGGAATAACCAGTACGTCCGGGTGAGAATTATTTGGGATCGTCAACCGGGCTTTCTGATTCCCACCACAGCGGTTACTTCCATCGGCGCCCAGAAGTTCATTTTTGTGGCCCAGCCTAAGAGTACCCAGGACAGTGGAGGGAAAGATGGGGCCAGTGGTGGAAGCACCAGTAGTACGGAATTAGTGGCTCGACAAACTCCAGTGGTGCTGGGGGGAATCCAAGGGCAATCCTACCAAGTTATTTCTGGAGTCAAAGCCGGTGAACGGGTGGCAGTATCAAGGATTTTGGAATTGCGGGATGGTATGGCCATTGAACCTGCCAGTGCCGCTACCCCTTCCAGTAACAGTGGTAATGGTGCTGGGGCCGGTGACAAACAGCAATCCTCTTCGTAG
- a CDS encoding ABC transporter ATP-binding protein/permease: protein MTQAHAKRFQFDRQLWHRFVETAQPYFYPVGQKQTRVFLGLILALMVVVVALTLFLSMGLSLWATAIFPDFFAKSGKGLVDGVQGLINSPAPWIGLVALAIAGAVFVSQRQKLQQRWLQWLLLGVLLSLLFIVNGLNVILSFVFRFIDTALNGKDAEVFWQFLWIYGIVIVVAIPIIVAYRYLRQKLGVLWREWLTEHFLGRYFKGRSYYHLDSNSAYTLIDNPDQRISQDIQSFTGVTLDFLLDILDSILTLISFTAILYSISQTLMWGLIGYATFGTAVAIAIGTRLIRINYEQLRLEANFRYGLVRVRDNAESIAFYRGEGLERKQVTERLLGAIRNFNLLIIWQALISLFQLGYNYFTRLIPYIIIAPLYLAGDLDFGAIAQASLAFGMVLSALSLVTNQIQNITEFAASINRLGEFYESLNGPNNELERRESVSFDRNAITTRIGSTVALENVSLSPPNSPRILVRNLSLTVTPGNHLLIMGPSGSGKSSLLRAIAGLWDSGQGTIERPELEDLLFLPQRPYMILGTLREQLVYPNSQTTVEDGFLLETLRRVNLPDLAQRFADLDSLENWSNVLSLGEQQRIALARVFINQPRYAILDEATSALDVDNEADLYHTLTDLGTTFISVGHRPTLRNFHRQCLEVRPEGHWHLSPINDR, encoded by the coding sequence ATGACCCAAGCCCACGCTAAGCGTTTTCAGTTCGATCGCCAACTGTGGCACCGCTTCGTTGAAACGGCCCAGCCCTACTTCTATCCGGTGGGGCAAAAGCAAACTAGGGTTTTTCTCGGTCTCATCCTGGCCTTGATGGTGGTGGTGGTGGCCCTGACCCTGTTTTTGTCCATGGGGTTGAGCCTTTGGGCCACGGCAATTTTTCCTGACTTTTTTGCCAAATCTGGTAAGGGCTTGGTGGATGGGGTGCAAGGTCTGATCAATTCCCCAGCTCCCTGGATCGGTTTAGTAGCCCTAGCCATTGCCGGGGCCGTTTTTGTTAGTCAGCGCCAGAAACTACAACAACGGTGGCTCCAGTGGTTATTACTGGGCGTATTGTTATCTCTACTATTTATTGTCAACGGCCTAAACGTTATTTTAAGCTTCGTTTTTCGCTTCATTGACACTGCTTTGAATGGTAAAGATGCAGAGGTATTTTGGCAATTTTTGTGGATCTATGGCATTGTCATTGTGGTGGCTATTCCCATCATTGTGGCCTATCGTTACCTACGCCAAAAACTAGGGGTGCTCTGGCGAGAATGGCTCACGGAACATTTCCTCGGCCGCTACTTTAAGGGGCGTTCCTACTATCATCTGGATTCCAATTCTGCCTACACTTTAATCGATAATCCAGACCAGCGGATCAGCCAGGATATTCAATCTTTTACCGGCGTGACCCTGGATTTTTTGCTGGACATCCTTGACTCTATTCTGACCCTAATTTCCTTCACCGCCATCCTCTATAGCATTTCCCAAACTTTGATGTGGGGATTGATTGGCTATGCTACCTTTGGTACGGCGGTGGCGATCGCCATTGGTACTCGGCTAATCCGGATTAATTATGAACAACTACGCTTGGAAGCCAACTTTCGTTACGGCTTGGTACGGGTACGGGACAATGCGGAATCCATCGCTTTTTACCGGGGAGAAGGATTAGAACGCAAACAAGTTACTGAGCGTCTGCTGGGGGCGATTAGAAACTTTAACCTATTAATTATTTGGCAAGCCCTAATCAGCCTATTTCAACTGGGCTATAACTATTTCACTCGGCTTATTCCCTACATTATTATTGCCCCCCTATATTTGGCTGGGGATCTGGATTTCGGGGCGATCGCCCAGGCTAGCTTGGCCTTTGGCATGGTACTTTCTGCCCTCTCTTTGGTCACTAATCAAATTCAAAATATTACCGAATTTGCCGCCAGCATTAACCGTTTGGGGGAATTCTATGAATCTTTAAATGGTCCCAACAATGAATTGGAACGTCGGGAAAGTGTTAGCTTCGACCGCAATGCTATCACTACCCGTATTGGTTCCACCGTTGCCCTGGAAAATGTCAGCCTTTCTCCCCCCAATTCCCCCCGGATACTGGTGCGAAATTTGTCCTTGACAGTAACTCCCGGCAATCATCTACTGATTATGGGCCCCAGCGGTAGTGGTAAAAGCTCCCTCCTCCGGGCGATCGCCGGTTTGTGGGACAGTGGTCAAGGCACCATTGAACGGCCCGAATTGGAAGATTTGTTATTTCTGCCCCAACGGCCCTATATGATCCTAGGTACCCTGAGAGAACAATTGGTTTATCCCAATTCCCAAACCACTGTGGAAGATGGGTTTCTGCTGGAAACTTTACGCCGGGTTAACCTCCCCGACTTGGCCCAACGCTTTGCCGATTTAGACAGCTTAGAAAATTGGTCTAATGTTCTTTCTTTAGGGGAGCAACAGCGCATTGCCCTAGCCAGGGTTTTCATTAATCAGCCCCGCTATGCCATCCTTGATGAGGCCACCAGCGCTCTAGATGTGGATAACGAAGCGGATTTGTACCATACCCTGACGGATTTAGGTACCACTTTTATTAGCGTTGGCCACCGTCCTACTTTGAGAAACTTTCACCGCCAATGTTTGGAAGTTCGACCGGAAGGCCACTGGCATTTGAGCCCAATCAATGATCGATAA
- the gltX gene encoding glutamate--tRNA ligase yields MTVRVRIAPSPTGNLHIGTARTAVFNWLFARHTGGTFILRVEDTDVERSKAEYTENIQSGLQWLGLNWDEGPFFQTQRLDYYRKAIQQLLDQGLAYRCYCTTEELEQIREAQKAKNQAPRYDNRHRNLTPEQEAAFRAEGRQPVIRFRIDDDRQIVWQDQIRGQVVWQGSDLGGDMVIARATENPEESFGQPLYNLAVVVDDIDMAITHVIRGEDHIANTAKQILLYEALGATVPTFAHTPLILNQEGKKLSKRDGVTSIDDFRAMGFLPQAIANYMCLLGWTPPDSTQEIFTLTEAAEQFSLERVNKAGAKFDWQKLDWINSQYLHHLPAAELVPLLVPHWQGAGYEIDLEKDGNWLASLASLIAPSLTRLTDAAKESQLLFGDRLELKEDGQKQLAVEGAKAVLAAALTFSQNTPELTLDEAKGEINRLTKELGLKKGVVMKSLRAGLMGTVQGPDLLQSWLLLQQKGWAATRLTQAIAAGQ; encoded by the coding sequence GTGACTGTCCGTGTCCGCATTGCCCCTAGCCCCACTGGTAATCTCCACATTGGGACTGCCCGCACCGCCGTTTTTAATTGGTTGTTTGCTCGCCACACCGGAGGCACTTTCATTCTGCGGGTGGAGGATACGGATGTGGAGCGCTCTAAGGCGGAATACACGGAAAATATCCAATCTGGCCTGCAATGGTTAGGTTTGAATTGGGACGAAGGGCCTTTTTTCCAAACCCAACGGCTGGATTATTATCGTAAAGCGATCCAACAGTTGCTGGACCAGGGGTTGGCTTACCGTTGTTACTGCACCACTGAAGAATTGGAACAAATACGGGAAGCCCAAAAGGCCAAGAACCAAGCTCCCCGTTACGATAACCGTCACCGCAATTTGACCCCAGAACAGGAGGCAGCTTTTCGGGCTGAAGGTCGCCAGCCGGTGATTCGTTTCCGCATTGACGACGATCGCCAGATTGTTTGGCAGGATCAAATCCGGGGTCAGGTGGTGTGGCAGGGCAGTGATTTGGGGGGAGATATGGTCATTGCCCGGGCGACGGAAAATCCGGAAGAAAGCTTTGGCCAACCTTTGTATAACCTGGCGGTGGTGGTGGACGACATTGATATGGCCATTACCCACGTGATCCGGGGGGAAGACCACATTGCCAACACAGCTAAGCAAATTTTGCTCTACGAAGCTTTGGGAGCGACGGTGCCCACCTTTGCCCATACGCCGTTGATTTTGAACCAAGAAGGCAAAAAATTATCCAAACGGGACGGGGTAACTTCCATTGATGATTTCCGGGCCATGGGTTTTCTGCCCCAGGCGATCGCCAACTATATGTGCTTGCTGGGCTGGACCCCTCCGGATTCGACCCAGGAAATCTTCACTTTGACGGAAGCGGCGGAGCAATTTAGCTTGGAGCGGGTTAACAAGGCCGGGGCTAAGTTCGATTGGCAAAAATTAGATTGGATTAATAGCCAATACTTGCACCATTTACCAGCGGCGGAACTAGTTCCTCTCCTCGTTCCCCATTGGCAAGGGGCGGGCTATGAAATTGATCTCGAAAAAGATGGTAATTGGTTGGCCAGTTTAGCCAGTTTAATTGCCCCCAGCTTAACTAGGCTCACCGATGCGGCCAAGGAAAGTCAGTTGCTTTTTGGCGATCGCCTAGAACTCAAAGAAGATGGGCAAAAACAATTGGCAGTGGAAGGAGCAAAAGCAGTGTTGGCAGCAGCTCTGACCTTTAGCCAAAATACGCCCGAGTTGACTTTGGATGAAGCCAAAGGAGAAATTAACCGTTTGACCAAGGAATTGGGTCTGAAAAAAGGCGTGGTGATGAAATCCCTCCGGGCTGGGCTGATGGGCACAGTGCAAGGGCCCGATTTACTCCAATCCTGGTTATTACTGCAGCAAAAAGGTTGGGCCGCAACCCGTCTCACCCAGGCGATCGCCGCAGGGCAATAG